In Vibrio hippocampi, a single genomic region encodes these proteins:
- a CDS encoding formate dehydrogenase accessory sulfurtransferase FdhD, with amino-acid sequence MLQPNIIKTTENPLQTIEVEVYDEYGEKLVKQIACERPLTVMLNWKEVVTLMTLGSRPESLVLGYLKNQGFITDPSAVESIIIDWETHSAAVVTKENVEGVEQALKKKTVTSGCGQGTMYGNVMMQLEGYQVPQITVKQSDVYATLEALTHYNDTYKKAGAVHGCAVCNNNQVQSFVEDVGRHNAVDTLAGEMWINQDSGDDKIFYTTGRLTSEMVIKVAQMGIPVLLSRSGVTQMGLDLARQFGITTIARAKGLRFQVFTGGDKMTFDVKGESQ; translated from the coding sequence TTGTTACAACCTAATATTATTAAAACAACAGAAAACCCACTGCAGACGATCGAAGTCGAAGTCTATGATGAATATGGCGAAAAGTTAGTGAAACAAATCGCCTGCGAACGTCCGTTAACTGTCATGCTTAACTGGAAAGAAGTGGTCACCTTAATGACCTTGGGCTCAAGACCAGAATCGCTGGTGTTAGGGTATTTAAAAAACCAGGGCTTTATCACCGACCCGAGCGCAGTCGAGTCGATCATCATTGACTGGGAAACCCACAGTGCCGCCGTCGTCACTAAGGAAAATGTCGAGGGTGTCGAACAGGCTTTAAAGAAAAAAACCGTCACCTCTGGTTGTGGTCAAGGCACTATGTACGGCAATGTGATGATGCAACTTGAGGGTTATCAGGTGCCACAAATCACGGTGAAGCAGTCTGATGTCTACGCCACCCTTGAAGCGCTGACTCACTATAATGATACCTACAAAAAAGCAGGCGCAGTGCATGGCTGTGCCGTGTGCAACAATAACCAAGTGCAATCGTTTGTCGAAGATGTGGGCCGCCATAACGCCGTTGACACCTTAGCGGGTGAAATGTGGATCAACCAAGATTCAGGTGACGATAAGATTTTCTATACCACAGGTCGCTTAACCTCTGAAATGGTGATCAAAGTGGCGCAAATGGGCATTCCTGTGCTGTTGTCTCGTTCAGGTGTGACCCAGATGGGGTTAGATTTGGCGCGCCAGTTTGGTATTACCACGATAGCGAGAGCCAAAGGGTTACGCTTTCAGGTATTTACAGGGGGTGACAAGATGACATTTGATGTTAAGGGTGAGTCTCAATAG
- a CDS encoding DUF3305 domain-containing protein codes for MTQGHVVNADAHVKTVTKNENQWPIQAQLVLVDKQVGRWQVQQRELQGFALASESSESAISLLELHRDERTDYRFNLSSSDPRLFVVLENHDDTQLTPLVVTASQTVAGSYLDGDYTVLSAPMPLPVQAWMEAFIGRHGELLEMRGKKRKKGAGRSSEQ; via the coding sequence ATGACACAAGGTCATGTAGTCAATGCAGATGCTCACGTAAAGACCGTAACAAAGAATGAAAATCAATGGCCAATCCAAGCTCAGCTCGTGTTGGTGGATAAACAGGTCGGCAGATGGCAGGTTCAACAGCGCGAGTTGCAAGGGTTTGCACTTGCTTCTGAGTCGAGTGAATCCGCTATCAGTTTGCTAGAGCTACATCGTGACGAGCGTACCGACTACCGTTTTAATCTAAGCTCCAGTGATCCTCGCTTATTTGTAGTGTTAGAAAATCACGATGACACTCAACTGACGCCGCTGGTCGTCACTGCGTCACAAACCGTGGCAGGATCGTATCTCGATGGTGATTACACTGTTCTGTCTGCGCCGATGCCGCTGCCAGTGCAAGCATGGATGGAAGCCTTTATTGGTCGTCATGGTGAGTTACTTGAGATGCGCGGTAAAAAACGTAAGAAGGGAGCGGGGCGTTCTAGTGAGCAATGA
- a CDS encoding DUF3306 domain-containing protein: MSNDFFKRWSEKKQQADSYYKDSDHQDSNHQEAQQLSDAAVEIEFEVETQDTERDSDKQEWLAQQEPLTNGEDENTAEQASVATLLKDAKVDKALKKAALRSLFHQPEFNVVDGLNDYDHDYAAVKDLSVDVAQTLRDWVNQEAQQNEDVESLHQETEPLVAAQQGSDDPISLDDCEEKQPTELATEQTKQTEPNTVTNNLKNPKLTS; this comes from the coding sequence GTGAGCAATGATTTTTTTAAACGCTGGTCAGAGAAAAAACAGCAAGCCGATAGTTACTACAAAGATAGCGACCACCAAGATAGTAACCACCAAGAGGCTCAGCAACTTAGTGATGCTGCGGTTGAGATCGAGTTTGAGGTTGAGACTCAAGATACTGAGCGAGACAGCGATAAACAAGAGTGGCTAGCACAGCAGGAACCTCTCACCAATGGTGAAGATGAAAACACCGCTGAGCAGGCGTCAGTCGCGACGCTGCTTAAAGATGCCAAGGTGGATAAGGCGCTAAAAAAAGCGGCACTTCGCAGTCTATTTCATCAACCGGAATTTAACGTTGTCGATGGTTTAAACGATTATGATCACGACTATGCGGCGGTTAAAGATCTTTCCGTTGATGTCGCTCAAACGCTACGCGACTGGGTGAATCAAGAAGCGCAACAAAACGAAGACGTTGAGTCTCTTCATCAGGAAACTGAGCCTCTAGTGGCTGCGCAACAAGGAAGCGATGATCCAATCAGCCTTGATGATTGTGAGGAGAAACAGCCAACAGAACTTGCAACCGAACAGACCAAGCAGACCGAGCCAAACACCGTCACTAATAACCTGAAAAACCCCAAACTCACGTCCTAA
- a CDS encoding 4Fe-4S binding protein, protein MLKQLLQQSISDNGVARRYAIENTVELANLIPPTVSYQSDGHLLLIGPTDIITATAAQLGTLSSVTLFSTDGIPSADLTLYFADQIEISGFLGAFSAFITSDNQRENLAQITIGKACFDIVLDHSLNGCIADEVPAPGYFPVGRGYPSLADALEQIPDLKGTFDKPKYFRLNPDLCAHSSRGVKGCERCVDACPAGALSSQGNDQIGHHIEINPYLCQGIGTCATACPTEAIHYALPNPTETQKFIERTLAHYFEQGGVTPTVLFCSSRHEKYNVMALQLLPDSVIPIVVEELPSVGIDTWFAALANGASQVLFAASEHMPETIRTQLTREVEIAQHLLRHIDYPADSIDILYLESLRQGAPTLIDQDSPLRMGDIEGDKRTRLFTCLDQLAESSTPADMLQTLPNSAPYGSVTCESDKCTLCMGCVAVCPTKALHNNGDRPALDFIEQDCVQCGMCVKACPESALTLEPRFNWDKQQRNQVVALHEEKAAECLRCGKPFAPQSMITMLQDKLRGHSHFDSETALRRIAMCEDCRVIDVFEDMAENPMQQLKY, encoded by the coding sequence ATGCTAAAACAACTATTACAACAGAGCATTAGTGACAACGGTGTAGCAAGGCGCTATGCGATTGAGAATACCGTTGAATTAGCCAACCTTATTCCACCCACCGTTAGCTATCAAAGTGACGGGCATCTGTTATTAATTGGTCCAACGGACATTATCACCGCAACCGCAGCGCAACTCGGTACCCTTAGCAGCGTCACGCTGTTTTCCACGGATGGTATACCGTCAGCGGACTTGACCTTATATTTTGCCGACCAAATTGAAATCAGCGGATTTTTAGGCGCGTTTTCTGCTTTTATCACCTCAGACAATCAAAGAGAAAACTTAGCCCAAATTACCATTGGCAAAGCGTGTTTTGATATTGTTTTGGATCATTCACTCAACGGTTGCATCGCGGATGAAGTTCCCGCTCCGGGGTATTTTCCGGTCGGTCGTGGTTATCCAAGTTTGGCGGATGCCCTTGAGCAGATTCCCGACTTAAAGGGTACGTTTGATAAGCCGAAGTATTTTCGCCTAAATCCGGATCTTTGTGCTCATAGTTCAAGAGGGGTAAAAGGGTGTGAACGCTGCGTTGATGCCTGTCCTGCTGGTGCTTTATCGAGTCAGGGGAATGACCAAATTGGACATCATATAGAAATCAATCCTTATCTATGCCAAGGCATCGGAACTTGCGCGACCGCATGTCCAACCGAAGCCATTCATTACGCATTACCCAACCCGACGGAAACGCAAAAGTTTATCGAACGCACCCTTGCTCACTACTTTGAGCAGGGCGGAGTGACGCCCACGGTATTATTTTGCAGCTCACGGCACGAAAAATACAATGTTATGGCGCTGCAACTGCTTCCCGATAGCGTTATTCCAATTGTGGTAGAAGAGTTGCCCTCGGTGGGTATTGATACCTGGTTTGCCGCGCTCGCCAACGGCGCAAGCCAAGTGCTGTTTGCTGCCAGCGAACATATGCCAGAAACCATCCGCACACAATTAACTCGCGAGGTCGAAATCGCTCAACATCTGTTGCGTCATATTGATTATCCCGCAGACAGTATCGACATACTTTATCTAGAGTCCTTAAGACAAGGCGCACCGACACTCATTGATCAAGACAGTCCGCTACGAATGGGGGATATAGAAGGCGACAAACGCACTCGTCTATTCACTTGTCTCGACCAACTCGCTGAGTCGTCCACGCCCGCCGACATGCTACAAACACTACCAAACAGTGCCCCTTATGGCTCTGTGACCTGTGAGTCTGACAAATGTACCTTATGCATGGGATGCGTTGCCGTCTGCCCAACCAAGGCACTTCACAATAATGGCGACCGCCCAGCACTGGATTTTATTGAACAGGACTGCGTGCAATGCGGAATGTGCGTTAAGGCTTGCCCTGAGTCAGCATTAACATTAGAACCGCGTTTTAACTGGGATAAACAACAGCGTAATCAAGTGGTCGCCCTGCATGAAGAAAAAGCAGCCGAGTGTTTGCGCTGCGGTAAGCCGTTTGCACCTCAGTCAATGATCACCATGCTACAAGATAAGTTACGCGGTCACTCGCATTTTGATAGCGAAACCGCGTTACGTCGCATCGCCATGTGTGAAGATTGCCGCGTGATCGACGTGTTTGAAGATATGGCTGAAAACCCGATGCAACAACTGAAGTATTAA
- a CDS encoding TorD/DmsD family molecular chaperone — MNNEQNQLRRDIYLLLSTLCRQAPDRDLLQFLTHIEIEQGIPELTLAWQQLAQTASIASVSDLEDEYQDLFIGVGKGEVIPFGSWHQAGSLMDQPLAKVRHDLKRLGFEREDNVKEPEDHISALCDVVAMLIDQGDELDAQQFFNAHLSPWYRDFCRQFDTAPSANFYLAVARLIQAFFDVEQVKYVQAPEGSRGGVKIDVKNITI, encoded by the coding sequence ATGAATAACGAACAAAATCAACTGCGTCGCGACATCTACTTGTTACTTTCCACCTTATGTCGTCAGGCTCCCGACAGAGATTTATTGCAATTCTTAACGCACATAGAGATCGAGCAAGGTATTCCAGAATTAACCTTGGCGTGGCAGCAACTGGCGCAAACTGCGTCAATTGCCTCAGTCAGCGATTTGGAGGATGAATATCAAGACCTCTTTATCGGTGTTGGTAAAGGCGAGGTCATACCTTTTGGATCTTGGCATCAAGCGGGTTCATTGATGGATCAACCGTTAGCAAAGGTTCGCCATGATCTTAAGCGATTGGGTTTTGAGCGAGAGGACAATGTCAAAGAGCCGGAAGACCATATCTCTGCGTTATGCGATGTCGTGGCGATGCTCATCGACCAAGGTGATGAACTGGACGCTCAACAGTTTTTCAATGCACACCTCTCACCTTGGTATCGTGACTTTTGCCGACAGTTCGACACGGCACCTAGTGCAAACTTCTATCTTGCTGTCGCTCGCTTGATACAAGCGTTTTTCGATGTCGAACAGGTGAAATATGTTCAAGCGCCTGAAGGTAGTAGGGGTGGAGTGAAAATTGATGTGAAGAATATAACGATTTAG
- a CDS encoding twin-arginine translocation signal domain-containing protein, producing MKHPKSSPSDAKVNEERRTFLKGVTTVAVASALGTTAAHANSDELTSQNSDDKNTVYRETQHIKDYYDSL from the coding sequence ATGAAGCACCCTAAGTCATCACCCTCAGATGCTAAGGTCAATGAGGAACGTCGTACCTTTCTTAAAGGCGTGACGACCGTTGCTGTCGCCAGCGCACTGGGAACGACCGCGGCACATGCCAATAGCGACGAGTTAACGAGCCAAAACAGCGACGACAAAAACACTGTCTATCGCGAAACCCAGCATATCAAAGACTATTACGATTCCCTGTAG
- a CDS encoding formate dehydrogenase subunit alpha, which translates to MKLTKRSESVKSNSNSLGVSRRAFMRNSAIATGGIAAGAYTFGPSMIKKAQAETVDPDAKVEVKRTICSHCSVGCGVYAHVQDGVWTGQEPAFDHPFNAGGHCAKGAALREHGHGERRLKYPMKLEGGKWKKLSWDQAIEEIGAKVLSIREESGPDSVYWLGSAKHNNEQAYLFRKMASLWGTNNVDHQARICHSTTVSGVANTWGYGAMTNSFNDMHNCKSMLFIGSNPAEAHPVAMQHILIAKEKNQCKIVVADPRRTRTAAKSDHYCSLRPGTDVAFIWGLLWHIFANEWEDKQFIEQRVFGMDEIRTEVAKWPPKEVERVTGVSEDDVYKAAKILSENRPGSIIWCMGGTQHTTGNNNTRAYCVLELALGNLGKSGGGANIFRGHDNVQGATDLGVLSHTLPGYYGLADGSWKHWAKVWDLDFEWVKARFDQNEYRGKKPMNNMGIPVSRWIDGVLENKDNIEQNDNIRAMFYWGHAVNSQTRGVEMQKAMQKLDMMVIVDPYPTHAAVMNNRTDGVYLLPATTQFETHGSVTASNRSIQWRDQVIEPLFDSKPDHEIMYLLSSKLGFADQLFKNITVENNQPRIEDVTREFNKGMWTIGYTGQSPERLKLHQQNWHTFHKTSLEAEGGPIHGETYGLPWPCWGTAEMKHPGTHILYDTSKPVAQGGGNFRARFGVEFEGQSLLAQDSYSLGCELEDGYPEFSDKLLKQLGWWDDLTAEEKVAAEGKNWKTDLSGGIQRVAIKHGCIPFGNAKARAIVWTFPDRVPLHREPLYTPRRDLVTDYPTWNDSESIYRLPTLYKSIQDQDKSAEYPIVLTSGRLVEYEGGGEETRSNPWLAELQQEMFVEVNPKDANDIGFKDGDMVWVEGAEKGRIKVKAMVTPRVKPGLAFIPFHFGGRFEGEDLRPKYPEGTQPYVVGEAANTATTYGYDPVTQMQETKVTLCNITKA; encoded by the coding sequence ATGAAACTGACAAAACGCTCAGAAAGCGTCAAATCCAATAGCAACAGCCTTGGAGTGTCACGTCGTGCTTTTATGCGCAATAGTGCCATTGCCACTGGTGGTATCGCCGCCGGTGCCTACACCTTCGGCCCAAGCATGATAAAAAAGGCGCAAGCCGAAACCGTTGACCCTGATGCTAAAGTCGAAGTGAAGCGCACCATCTGCTCACACTGCTCGGTCGGTTGTGGTGTCTACGCTCATGTGCAAGACGGCGTATGGACCGGACAAGAACCTGCCTTTGACCATCCGTTTAATGCGGGAGGGCACTGTGCCAAAGGTGCCGCTTTACGCGAACACGGGCATGGTGAACGCCGTCTAAAATACCCAATGAAATTGGAAGGGGGCAAATGGAAAAAGCTCTCTTGGGATCAAGCGATTGAAGAAATCGGCGCTAAGGTTCTGTCGATTCGAGAAGAGTCGGGACCGGATTCCGTCTATTGGCTCGGGAGTGCAAAACATAATAACGAACAAGCCTACCTATTTCGAAAAATGGCCTCGCTATGGGGCACGAATAATGTCGACCACCAAGCACGAATTTGTCACTCCACTACGGTATCTGGAGTAGCAAATACATGGGGTTACGGGGCGATGACCAACTCGTTCAACGATATGCATAACTGCAAATCTATGTTGTTTATTGGCTCTAATCCAGCGGAAGCGCACCCAGTTGCGATGCAGCATATCTTGATCGCTAAAGAGAAAAACCAGTGCAAAATCGTTGTTGCCGATCCGCGACGCACTCGCACCGCAGCGAAATCTGATCACTACTGCTCATTGCGTCCCGGTACCGATGTGGCCTTTATTTGGGGCTTGTTGTGGCACATCTTCGCCAACGAGTGGGAAGATAAACAGTTTATCGAACAACGCGTATTTGGGATGGATGAAATACGAACCGAAGTGGCCAAGTGGCCGCCCAAAGAGGTGGAGCGGGTCACTGGGGTAAGTGAGGATGATGTCTATAAGGCAGCGAAGATCCTTTCTGAGAATCGTCCCGGCAGTATTATCTGGTGTATGGGAGGCACTCAACACACCACCGGTAATAATAATACCCGTGCTTACTGCGTGCTCGAATTGGCCTTGGGCAACTTGGGCAAATCTGGTGGCGGTGCCAATATCTTCCGTGGACACGATAACGTACAGGGCGCGACCGACCTTGGTGTGTTGTCACATACTTTACCGGGTTACTACGGTCTCGCAGATGGCTCATGGAAACACTGGGCTAAGGTATGGGACCTCGACTTTGAATGGGTCAAAGCACGCTTCGATCAGAATGAGTATCGCGGCAAAAAACCAATGAACAATATGGGGATCCCAGTTTCCCGTTGGATCGATGGCGTATTAGAGAACAAAGACAACATCGAACAAAATGACAATATTCGAGCGATGTTCTATTGGGGTCATGCGGTTAACTCGCAAACCCGTGGGGTCGAGATGCAAAAGGCGATGCAAAAACTCGATATGATGGTCATCGTCGATCCTTATCCCACTCATGCCGCTGTCATGAACAACCGCACTGATGGTGTTTATCTACTGCCAGCGACGACGCAGTTTGAAACTCATGGTTCGGTCACCGCATCGAACCGCTCGATTCAGTGGCGTGACCAAGTCATCGAACCACTGTTTGACTCGAAACCGGATCACGAGATCATGTACCTGCTGTCCAGCAAGTTAGGTTTTGCTGATCAGCTATTCAAAAATATCACGGTAGAAAACAACCAGCCGAGAATCGAAGACGTCACCCGAGAGTTTAACAAAGGGATGTGGACCATTGGTTATACCGGACAGAGCCCAGAGCGCCTCAAACTTCACCAACAGAACTGGCACACGTTCCACAAAACGTCGCTAGAAGCAGAAGGTGGTCCGATTCATGGCGAGACATACGGATTACCGTGGCCATGTTGGGGAACGGCAGAAATGAAACATCCGGGTACTCATATTCTGTATGACACGTCCAAACCCGTGGCTCAAGGTGGCGGTAACTTCCGCGCGCGCTTTGGGGTCGAGTTTGAAGGTCAGAGTCTATTGGCGCAAGACAGTTATTCACTCGGTTGTGAGCTAGAAGATGGTTATCCGGAATTTAGCGATAAACTGCTGAAACAGTTAGGCTGGTGGGATGATCTTACCGCCGAAGAGAAAGTCGCTGCGGAAGGTAAAAACTGGAAAACGGATCTATCCGGCGGTATTCAGCGCGTCGCAATCAAACACGGTTGTATTCCGTTTGGTAATGCCAAGGCTCGCGCCATTGTTTGGACTTTCCCAGATCGTGTCCCGCTACACCGTGAACCGCTCTACACTCCTAGACGTGACCTTGTCACGGACTATCCAACTTGGAACGACAGTGAATCCATCTATCGACTACCGACACTGTATAAATCGATTCAAGACCAAGACAAATCCGCTGAATATCCGATTGTGCTGACGTCGGGACGTCTTGTGGAATACGAAGGCGGTGGCGAGGAAACCCGCTCTAATCCTTGGTTAGCAGAATTACAGCAAGAAATGTTTGTTGAAGTGAATCCAAAAGATGCCAACGATATCGGTTTCAAAGACGGTGATATGGTCTGGGTTGAAGGGGCAGAAAAAGGACGAATCAAGGTCAAAGCGATGGTCACACCTCGTGTGAAACCGGGCTTAGCATTTATTCCTTTCCACTTTGGAGGTCGCTTTGAGGGTGAAGATTTACGCCCGAAATATCCAGAAGGTACTCAGCCTTATGTTGTCGGTGAAGCGGCAAATACGGCGACGACTTATGGCTACGATCCTGTGACTCAGATGCAGGAAACCAAAGTCACCCTGTGCAATATCACTAAAGCGTAA
- the fdh3B gene encoding formate dehydrogenase FDH3 subunit beta — MARMKFMCDTKRCIECNGCVTACKNANDDALEWGIQRRRVVTLNDGLPGENSISVACMHCTDAPCVAVCPADCFEYTEDGIVRHNKDLCIGCGYCLFACPFGAPQFPKQSAFGERGKMDKCTFCAGGPETEPGSAEEKAKYGANRIAEGKLPMCAELCSTKSLLAGDAEKISDIFRQRVVERGAKGAGWSDGNDIAYDATKS; from the coding sequence ATGGCTAGAATGAAATTTATGTGTGACACCAAACGTTGTATTGAATGTAACGGTTGTGTCACCGCATGTAAGAATGCCAACGACGATGCCTTAGAGTGGGGCATCCAGCGTCGCCGCGTGGTGACATTGAACGATGGTCTACCGGGTGAGAACTCCATTTCCGTCGCCTGTATGCACTGTACCGATGCGCCTTGTGTCGCGGTTTGTCCTGCTGACTGCTTTGAATACACCGAAGATGGCATTGTGCGTCATAACAAAGATCTCTGCATTGGTTGTGGATATTGTTTGTTTGCCTGTCCGTTTGGCGCTCCGCAATTTCCGAAGCAGTCTGCATTTGGAGAGCGAGGCAAGATGGATAAATGCACCTTCTGTGCTGGCGGTCCAGAAACCGAACCGGGCTCTGCAGAAGAAAAAGCCAAATACGGTGCAAACCGAATCGCAGAAGGCAAACTGCCTATGTGTGCCGAGTTGTGTTCGACCAAATCGTTGCTTGCCGGTGATGCAGAAAAAATCTCTGATATCTTCCGTCAGCGTGTGGTTGAGCGCGGTGCCAAAGGCGCAG